In the Telopea speciosissima isolate NSW1024214 ecotype Mountain lineage chromosome 2, Tspe_v1, whole genome shotgun sequence genome, one interval contains:
- the LOC122652498 gene encoding probable aquaporin PIP2-5 isoform X2, which produces MAKEVEVAKQCEFTSWDYEDPPPEPLFNVDELTKWSFYRALIAEFVASVLFLYIGTLTIIGYKNQSDPTKTSDPCNGVGFLGIAWAFGGMIFVLVYCTAGISGGHINPAVTFGLFLARKVSLIRAFMYMVVQCLGCICGVGLAKGFQKAYFDRYGAGANSVAPGYTKGTALGAEIIGTFVLVYTVFSATDPKRSARDSHIPVLAPLPIGFAVFLIHLATIPIDGTGINPARSFGAAVIYNNDKVWDEHWIFWVGPFVGAGIAAFYHQFIIRAGAVKALGSFRSNPHN; this is translated from the exons ATGGCGAAGGAAGTGGAGGTAGCAAAGCAATGCGAGTTCACA TCTTGG GACTACGAAGACCCACCTCCAGAGCCGTTGTTCAACGTTGATGAACTCACCAAGTGGTCTTTCTATAGAGCCCTCATCGCTGAGTTCGTCGCATCCGTTCTTTTCCTTTATATCGGAACGTTAACGATAATCGGATACAAGAACCAGTCAGACCCGACTAAGACCTCCGATCCTTGCAATGGTGTTGGTTTCCTTGGTATCGCTTGGGCTTTCGGTGGTATGATCTTCGTCCTCGTTTACTGCACTGCCGGTATCTCTG GTGGGCACATAAACCCAGCAGTGACGTTTGGGCTGTTTCTAGCAAGGAAAGTGTCGTTGATCAGAGCATTTATGTACATGGTAGTACAGTGTCTGGGTTGCATCTGTGGTGTAGGGTTGGCAAAGGGATTCCAGAAGGCCTACTTCGACAGGTACGGTGCCGGCGCCAACTCAGTTGCACCAGGCTACACCAAGGGAACCGCTTTGGGTGCTGAGATCATTGGCACCTTCGTCCTTGTCTACACCGTCTTCTCCGCCACCGATCCCAAGAGGAGTGCCAGAGACTCACATATCCCC GTGTTGGCGCCACTCCCCATTGGGTTCGCGGTGTTTTTGATTCACTTGGCCACCATCCCAATCGATGGCACGGGCATCAATCCAGCTAGGAGCTTCGGAGCTGCTGTAATCTATAACAACGATAAGGTCTGGGATGAGCATTGGATCTTCTGGGTTGGACCTTTCGTTGGGGCAGGCATCGCTGCCTTCTACCACCAATTCATTATTAGAGCCGGTGCCGTTAAAGCTCTGGGTTCCTTCAGAAGCAATCCCCACAActaa
- the LOC122652498 gene encoding probable aquaporin PIP2-5 isoform X3, protein MAKEVEVAKQCEFTVKDYEDPPPEPLFNVDELTKWSFYRALIAEFVASVLFLYIGTLTIIGYKNQSDPTKTSDPCNGVGFLGIAWAFGGMIFVLVYCTAGISGGHINPAVTFGLFLARKVSLIRAFMYMVVQCLGCICGVGLAKGFQKAYFDRYGAGANSVAPGYTKGTALGAEIIGTFVLVYTVFSATDPKRSARDSHIPVLAPLPIGFAVFLIHLATIPIDGTGINPARSFGAAVIYNNDKVWDEHWIFWVGPFVGAGIAAFYHQFIIRAGAVNALGSFRSNPHN, encoded by the exons ATGGCGAAGGAAGTGGAGGTAGCAAAGCAATGCGAGTTCACAGTGAAGGACTACGAAGACCCACCACCAGAGCCGTTGTTCAACGTTGATGAACTCACCAAGTGGTCTTTCTACAGAGCCCTCATCGCTGAGTTCGTCGCATCCGTTCTTTTCCTTTATATCGGAACTTTAACCATAATCGGGTACAAGAACCAGTCAGACCCGACTAAGACCTCCGATCCTTGCAATGGTGTTGGTTTCCTCGGTATCGCTTGGGCTTTCGGTGGAATGATCTTCGTCCTCGTTTACTGCACTGCCGGTATCTCTG GTGGGCACATAAACCCAGCAGTGACGTTTGGGCTGTTTCTAGCAAGGAAAGTGTCGTTGATCAGAGCATTTATGTACATGGTAGTACAGTGTCTGGGTTGCATCTGTGGTGTAGGGTTGGCAAAGGGATTCCAAAAGGCCTACTTCGACAGGTACGGGGCCGGCGCCAACTCAGTTGCACCAGGCTACACCAAGGGAACTGCTTTGGGTGCTGAGATCATTGGCACCTTCGTCCTTGTCTACACCGTCTTCTCCGCCACCGATCCCAAGAGGAGTGCCAGAGACTCACATATCCCC GTGTTGGCGCCACTCCCCATTGGGTTCGCGGTGTTTTTGATTCACTTGGCCACCATCCCAATCGATGGCACGGGCATCAATCCAGCTAGGAGCTTCGGAGCTGCTGTAATCTATAACAACGATAAGGTCTGGGATGAGCATTGGATCTTCTGGGTTGGACCTTTCGTTGGGGCAGGCATCGCTGCCTTCTACCACCAATTCATTATTAGAGCCGGTGCCGTTAATGCTCTGGGTTCCTTCAGAAGCAATCCCCACAActaa
- the LOC122652500 gene encoding probable aquaporin PIP2-5, producing MAKEMEVGPQSEFAARDYHDPPPEPFFNCDELTKWSFYRALIAEFVASVLFLYIGTLTIIGYKNQSDPTKTTDRCNGVGLLGIAWAFGGMIFVLVYCTAGISGGHINPAVTFGLFLARKVSLIRAVMYMVAQCLGCICGVGLAKGFQKSYFDGYGAGANSVASGYTKGTALGAEIIGTFVLVYTVFSATDPKRSARDSHIPVLAPLPIGFSVFLIHLATIPIDGTGINPARSFGAAVIYNNDKVWDEHWIFWVGPFIGAGIAAFYHQFILRAGAVKALGSFRSNPHN from the exons ATGGCAAAGGAAATGGAGGTAGGGCCGCAAAGCGAGTTCGCAGCGAGGGACTACCACGACCCACCACCAGAACCCTTCTTCAACTGTGATGAACTCACCAAGTGGTCTTTCTACAGAGCCCTCATAGCTGAGTTCGTCGCATCCGTTCTTTTCCTTTATATCGGAACTTTAACCATAATCGGGTACAAGAACCAGTCTGATCCGACTAAAACCACTGATCGTTGCAATGGTGTTGGTTTACTCGGTATCGCTTGGGCTTTCGGTGGCATGATCTTCGTCCTCGTTTACTGCACCGCCGGTATCTCTG GTGGACATATAAACCCAGCAGTGACGTTCGGGCTATTCCTAGCAAGGAAGGTGTCGCTGATCAGAGCAGTGATGTACATGGTAGCACAGTGTCTTGGTTGCATCTGTGGTGTAGGGTTGGCAAAGGGATTCCAGAAGTCCTACTTCGACGGGTACGGTGCAGGTGCCAACTCAGTTGCATCAGGTTACACCAAGGGAACTGCTTTAGGGGCTGAGATCATCGGCACCTTCGTCCTTGTCTACACCGTCTTCTCCGCTACCGACCCAAAGAGGAGCGCCAGAGACTCTCATATCCCC GTGTTGGCGCCACTCCCCATTGGGTTCTCGGTGTTTTTGATTCACTTGGCCACCATCCCAATCGATGGCACAGGCATCAATCCAGCTAGAAGTTTCGGAGCTGCTGTAATCTACAACAATGATAAGGTGTGGGATGAACATTGGATCTTCTGGGTTGGACCTTTCATTGGGGCAGGCATCGCCGCCTTCTACCACCAATTCATTCTTAGAGCCGGAGCTGTTAAAGCTCTAGGTTCCTTCAGAAGCAACCCCCACAACTAA